One region of Drosophila subobscura isolate 14011-0131.10 chromosome J, UCBerk_Dsub_1.0, whole genome shotgun sequence genomic DNA includes:
- the LOC117894556 gene encoding protein transport protein sec31 yields the protein MAHKFTCSLLLLAAVASVALAEPARFRSRSSRFQLARQEEAPQDSADPSLDVAPTPASAPYPAAGVTPEVPFDLPTETEAQPDLTYGPPAEPDNTYGPPAEPDNTYGPPADAAPADQDQLDDSLAAEPIPASLIQPRNGRLRSRRPVPEKFRSAQIIRSRPVMVYTI from the coding sequence ATGGCCCACAAGTTTACTTGctcgctgctcctgctcgccgctgttgcctctgtggctctggcggAGCCAGCCAGATTCCGCAGTCGCTCCTCCCGGTTCCAACTGGCTCGACAGGAGGAGGCACCGCAGGACTCAGCGGATCCCTCTCTTGACGTTGCCCCGACGCCAGCCTCGGCGCCCTATCCAGCAGCGGGTGTCACTCCCGAGGTGCCCTTCGACCTGCCCACGGAGACAGAGGCGCAGCCAGATCTGACATATGGCCCGCCCGCTGAGCCGGACAACACGTACGGACCCCCTGCCGAGCCGGACAACACCTATGGGCCTCCTGCTGACGCTGCTCCAGCGGATCAGGACCAATTAGATGATTCCTTAGCTGCAGAGCCCATTCCTGCCAGTCTAATCCAGCCACGCAACGGTCGCCTTCGCAGTCGCCGTCCAGTGCCAGAGAAGTTCCGGTCCGCCCAGATCATACGCTCCAGACCAGTTATGGTGTATACCATCTGA